In one window of Balnearium lithotrophicum DNA:
- the miaA gene encoding tRNA (adenosine(37)-N6)-dimethylallyltransferase MiaA, with protein sequence MLKPLIVITGPTAAGKTDFSIKLAREIGGEIISADSMQVYRGLDIGTDKVSKEVREEIPHYLIDVVEPYEKFSVADFVRLSDEAIREIQKKGKYPIVVGGTGFYIKSLLYGLPETPPSDEKIRRELQKLPTEELYKKLQKVDRKYAEKVGKNDRKRIVRALEVYEITGKPLTSFKVWREKPRYPFLGFFLYRNRPELYRRIENRVDSQIERGLVKETKKLLKYGKEITAFQALGYKEISDYLEGRKSLEEAVKTLKSRTKNFAKRQFTWFRKERGFDWVNLSEVSEEELLKRIKSNLKELEGKLKRDNFKLNKTRGGGNEPSGYILKQTEEGENSC encoded by the coding sequence TTGTTAAAACCTTTAATCGTTATAACCGGCCCGACGGCTGCAGGAAAAACGGACTTTTCAATAAAACTTGCAAGGGAAATCGGAGGGGAGATAATTTCCGCCGATTCAATGCAGGTTTACAGAGGCCTTGATATAGGAACCGACAAGGTTTCAAAGGAGGTAAGGGAGGAGATTCCCCACTACTTGATAGATGTTGTTGAACCCTACGAGAAGTTTTCCGTTGCAGATTTTGTCAGGCTTTCAGACGAGGCTATAAGAGAAATCCAGAAAAAGGGAAAGTATCCGATAGTTGTTGGAGGAACCGGATTTTACATTAAAAGCCTCCTTTATGGTCTACCCGAAACTCCGCCGTCTGACGAGAAAATCAGGAGGGAGCTCCAAAAACTGCCGACAGAGGAGCTCTACAAGAAACTCCAGAAAGTTGACAGGAAATACGCGGAAAAAGTTGGAAAAAACGACAGGAAGAGAATCGTCAGAGCTCTTGAAGTTTACGAGATTACCGGGAAACCCTTAACCTCTTTTAAAGTCTGGAGGGAGAAGCCGAGGTACCCTTTTTTAGGTTTCTTTTTATACAGAAACAGGCCGGAGCTCTACAGGAGAATAGAGAATAGGGTAGACTCTCAAATTGAGAGGGGACTTGTAAAGGAAACAAAAAAACTCCTTAAGTACGGAAAGGAAATTACTGCCTTCCAGGCTTTGGGATACAAGGAGATATCTGATTATTTAGAGGGAAGAAAGAGTTTAGAAGAAGCTGTTAAAACGCTCAAATCAAGGACAAAGAACTTTGCGAAGAGGCAGTTTACCTGGTTTAGAAAGGAGAGGGGATTTGACTGGGTGAATCTTTCGGAAGTTTCTGAGGAGGAGCTTTTAAAGAGAATTAAGTCTAACTTAAAAGAGTTGGAAGGTAAGTTGAAAAGGGATAACTTTAAGTTAAACAAAACAAGAGGAGGAGGAAATGAACCTTCAGGATACATTCTTAAACAGACTGAGGAAGGAGAGAATTCCTGTTAA
- the hfq gene encoding RNA chaperone Hfq, with product MNLQDTFLNRLRKERIPVNIFLARGTRLQGVITFFDQFTILLENGGNQQLVYKHSIATIVPSKPLKGLFSEEKKEGGNE from the coding sequence ATGAACCTTCAGGATACATTCTTAAACAGACTGAGGAAGGAGAGAATTCCTGTTAACATATTCTTGGCAAGGGGAACGAGGCTTCAGGGTGTTATAACGTTCTTTGACCAGTTTACAATTCTCCTTGAAAACGGCGGTAACCAGCAGTTAGTTTACAAGCACTCAATTGCAACGATAGTTCCTTCAAAACCTTTAAAGGGCCTCTTCTCGGAGGAGAAAAAAGAGGGTGGAAATGAATAA
- a CDS encoding Rqc2 family fibronectin-binding protein, which produces MDYLYVEKLCDELNQTLRKRRIKRVFSQALKVSIEIDSLYLNFYSGTPNALFVSEKPLVEKDFSPLSFLKGLFIRRFFLPRRDRVLFAELVKILPSGKSNLNYLIFELTGKNANLFVLNEKREILYLLREPKSSVRPLEKGEKYRFPPSEKKPFNDLSFGKVSVEGVEKNLYRFVEGLSPLNSREIGLLFKEYGNLEKAYSEFIEKHRKSREAYLYFKDRKPKYLTTFPYESLSELNFEVFSGELPFSSAWRKFYEVVVEEREFENKKRKLIERLNQKIESLEEQIKELLRTDRLKEEINRLKYWGEVLKHNLHRVKPGVSEVELPDYSTGRAVKVPLDPSLSPKENLERIFNLYRKKLRRLEFAKEELPKLEEEIEKLKLLKQFIESSKSVDEISEFLKEKEEKGRSLPQFKVFTLPSGRKILVGRNRRENEFLSLKASNPWDFWFHVKDTPGSHVILKLQRGEEPTDEDILLSASAAAYFSKGRESGKVLVDYTRVKNLKKPPGTPLGFVTYREERTVSVSSEDFERFLKAPQRGQGLLVSNDDN; this is translated from the coding sequence ATGGACTACCTCTACGTAGAGAAACTCTGCGATGAGCTTAATCAGACGCTCAGGAAAAGAAGGATAAAAAGGGTCTTTTCTCAAGCTTTAAAAGTTTCAATTGAAATAGACAGTTTATATTTAAACTTCTACTCAGGCACTCCAAACGCACTTTTCGTTTCAGAAAAACCTTTAGTAGAAAAGGATTTTTCTCCTCTCTCCTTTTTGAAAGGACTCTTTATCCGAAGGTTTTTCCTCCCAAGAAGGGATAGGGTTCTCTTTGCCGAGCTTGTTAAAATCCTTCCTTCGGGGAAGAGTAATCTAAATTACCTTATATTTGAACTTACTGGGAAGAATGCAAACTTATTTGTTTTAAATGAGAAAAGGGAGATTCTCTACCTTTTAAGGGAACCTAAGAGCTCCGTCAGGCCTTTAGAAAAAGGGGAGAAGTATCGATTTCCTCCCTCTGAGAAAAAGCCCTTCAATGATTTAAGTTTTGGGAAAGTCTCAGTTGAGGGAGTAGAGAAAAACCTCTACAGGTTCGTAGAGGGACTCTCCCCCCTAAACTCAAGGGAAATAGGACTACTTTTTAAAGAGTATGGAAACTTAGAGAAGGCCTATTCGGAGTTTATTGAAAAACACAGAAAATCGAGGGAGGCCTACCTCTACTTTAAAGACAGAAAGCCCAAGTATTTAACGACTTTTCCCTACGAATCCCTCTCTGAATTAAATTTTGAAGTCTTTTCAGGAGAGCTTCCCTTTAGTTCTGCCTGGAGGAAGTTCTATGAAGTTGTTGTAGAGGAGAGGGAATTTGAAAATAAGAAGAGAAAGCTCATTGAAAGGCTCAATCAAAAAATTGAGAGTTTAGAGGAGCAGATAAAGGAGTTATTAAGAACTGATAGGTTAAAGGAGGAGATTAATAGGCTCAAATACTGGGGAGAAGTCCTAAAGCACAATCTACACAGAGTTAAGCCGGGAGTTTCGGAGGTGGAGCTCCCCGATTACTCCACAGGAAGAGCAGTTAAGGTACCCCTTGACCCTTCCCTATCCCCTAAGGAGAACCTTGAGAGAATTTTTAACCTCTACAGAAAGAAGCTGAGGAGGTTAGAGTTTGCTAAAGAGGAGCTCCCAAAGTTAGAGGAGGAGATTGAAAAATTAAAGCTACTTAAGCAATTTATTGAAAGTTCAAAAAGTGTTGATGAGATTTCAGAGTTTTTAAAGGAAAAGGAAGAAAAGGGAAGGAGTTTGCCTCAGTTTAAAGTTTTTACCCTTCCTTCTGGTAGAAAAATCCTTGTGGGCAGAAACAGGAGGGAGAATGAATTCCTGTCGCTAAAGGCTTCAAATCCCTGGGATTTTTGGTTTCACGTAAAGGACACCCCCGGTTCCCACGTAATATTGAAGCTCCAAAGGGGTGAGGAGCCAACCGATGAGGACATTCTCCTATCCGCATCGGCTGCTGCTTACTTTAGTAAGGGGAGAGAGTCAGGAAAGGTTTTGGTCGATTATACAAGGGTTAAGAATTTGAAGAAGCCCCCTGGAACTCCTTTAGGATTTGTAACTTACAGGGAAGAGAGAACGGTCTCTGTTAGTTCGGAGGATTTTGAGAGGTTTTTAAAGGCCCCCCAGAGGGGGCAGGGACTACTGGTTAGCAATGATGACAATTGA